The DNA sequence TACTTTAAAAGACCTTGGTGAATTATCATATTTCCTTGGTATTGAGGTTTAGCGAAAGTAAAGCTGGGCAGCTACACCTTTCACAAACCAAGTACATTAAAGATCTCTTATCTAAACTAGGGATGAGTGAGGCTTCTCCTATGCCAACTCCTATGATCTCATCCTTACAATTATTGTCTACTGGATCAGAACGTTTTGAGGATCCCAAACTCTTCAGGTCAGTTGTAGGAACTCTACAATATGTTACTATAACTCGACCGGACCTAAGCTTTGCTGTTCAAAAGGTCTCTCAGTTTATGCATAGTCCTCTTTTAGCTCACTGGAAGGCTGTGAAGAGGATACTCAGGTACCTACAAGGGACAAAAGACCATGGTTTACTTCTACATAAGTGCAGGGATTACAGGTTGTATAATTTTTCTGATTCAGATTGGGCAGCAGATTTAGAAGACAGGAGGTCTGTTTCAGGTTATTGCATTTACTTGGGAACTAATCTGGTTAATTGGTCTTGTAGGAAGCAACCAACTATAAACAGGTCATCTACAGAGGCAGAATTTCGAAGCCTAGCATCGTGTGAAGCAGAAGTGACTTGGGTTAAAAATCTACTTGATGAGTTGAAGATTTCTCTGGCAACTGTTCCAATGATTTTTTGTGACAACATGAGCACCGTTATGCTCACAGCAAATCCTGTACTACATGACAAAACTAAGCACTTTCAACTTGACATTCAAGTATTTAGAGAGAAGGTGAATAATAAGGCTCCCCAAGTGGTTCACATACCTGGAATAGAACAAGTCGCTGACATTCTGACAAAGCCATTATCTGCTGCTAGTTTCGAACGGCTCAAGAACAAGCTCAGAGTTGTGCCAAGGCACACCTTGAGCTTGAGGGGGGGTATTGAGGATCAGTCTTGCTAAGCAGTAAAAAAAACAGAGTCTGCAATATAAAGAGAGTTAAGGTTTACCGTTGAGAATAACAAATTCTTGTTAAAATTCTGTTGAGCATGTTTAGTATAAGTAGTAGCCTTACCTCCTATCTTGGTGGGTTAGTTGAGATTTGTAATTCACTTCCTCAAAGTATTGAGTGCATTCAAAGTTAATAGTTGATTAGTTTTTTTCTGGTGAAGAAGGGTTCTTTCTCTCTATACACATTTCAACTTTATGGTCTTTTGTTCTctgttcttctttcttcttctctcaaaCAATCTCATTTGAGTTTCTATAGCGCTTGCTCCCTAAATCAAAACTAAGTATACATAtgtaaatattaaaagaaaaataatgagaCTCAcacttataaaattattaaaccatacaatatatacaaaattttaattaccacaataataaatattttaaattacaagAACTGTTGTGTTGGGAATAATATACCATTTCCCCTTGAGAAAATACCTTtcatagagaaataaaatagacacaatcacaacacaagaatttaacgtgaAAACTCCAATTACTAAAGAAAAACTACGGCCGTTGccaaatgacaaccagagaatatcactatgtgaaaattgttacaacacatagacttttttctctctaacaccggcaccccagtacacccacactctcaaagcaaatatttaactacacctcacaacactctctaatcaaaaggtatagaggaaaagaaaagtcagatacaagctttaagtgtttccgactggtgcaaaaaatatggagaacttagcctcatatttatagcttaggccacccactccatttgctatcctaagcaacgtgggactaattcaaccaaatcctaacaTGTTGAATTTTGATGTTGCAATGCAATTTGCTCAACTACTACACAACACACTTAATAATACAAGagctatatatataaaagatggatattataataaagattttataattatttttatgtaaaattatttttttaatttttagacgATAAATTGTATTGTtagattttaatatttataaaaattttatttttatttaaagtatagttaaataaataaatcacactttaaacaaaatatttttataaaaatatatttttgccATCTTCATTTGAGTAGTTACTTGTAtataaactatatatattttgaaatcgaaaaaaataataaagaaaaaagtcACACTACATTAGCTAGTACTTTTAcccaataatataataatttttaatttaataatttaatatcatatttttaatgaatatttttaaatattatttattaatcaCTCATTTAAAAACAATAAACTCTATTGATGATATATAATATTACGGTTCAAAAAAATGATAAAGAGGATTTTGTGCTGAAGACATATGGTACGGTAGCTCAACCTGCCTGTGATTAATATGCGGGTCCTGTAGTGGAAGAAGATAGTAGCATGACATGTACAATTGCAATTTGCAAAGAAAGCTACTAGAACTAAAACATGTGCCCAGTTCCGCAGATTGACGAGTGTTtctcatgcaatttaatttgtGGAATGAGGGGGTCCTATGAAGATATCGATATGGTCGTAATCTCCCCTATTCTTTTATTTCCCTCTCTTATCCTTCCAAATGTTTCACCTTGAaccttgaaataaaaaaagatgaCAATATTAATCCTTCACCATACAGTCACTCGTGCGGTTACTAGTTTAGGGTTTATCCGTTAATCTTGTCTTTTCTTTTCGTTTGTTATGGGTTGACATGAATCAATATAGTCGTTGCCACGTACGCAGTAGATAAAGCTATAAGCATGTTTCCTCTACGGACTAATTGTTATAAGGAGCGCCCTTTTCTTAATGATGCCTATGGCCGCGGTTACCTTGCCTAAGTTACTTTAAACTTTAAAGACAATTTTCTTCCTTTTATCGATCACCTATATAAAACACTTTAAggaattattaataataattcacTAACTGAATTTTAATAATACACAATTTTTACTGTTTAATTCAGTTTTTTTTTATACTCAAAAAGATTATGCTAACATTTTACTCTAAGTCATCACATGTTTTTCTGTTCAACGAGgcctcctcctctctctctctctttctctttctctctttttttcgtAATTCTTCGTGTGTGcacaattttttatatattttttttattctcttttttatttgatttattatttttttatatgttttataaAATCATTTATCACATAAACTTTTATACGTAGTATATAAATATTGATACATAAcacgaaaatttttaaaatattatatgtaaaagATATTTGACACTCAAACAATAAAATATGcagaatataaatatattttaatgcACAATACAAAATTTGGTatacaacataaaaaatttattgcactacacataaatttttttaaaaattatatttctaaaCATTGAATCACAAAACCAACAAAATATATCCACATATATTGTGTATAAAATTTTATGTGGTATGCAAAAATTCTGTGCTAGATACAAATTTTTGTATTCtccaacaaaaaaatttatgcTGAAAAAGCgtagagaaagaaaaaaaaaatagcgaCACACCGAtttttttggtaaaattataccaacttaattaaacttaattaaaaaacgCTTATAAGTATAACATCATCATATCCGTTATGATTTGAGATATAAAATGAACAAATTTAGGGCCAGCAACTTTAGTAAATTCTTGTCAGCATGTAACCAACAAAGAAAAGTGAGCCATTAGATAAAATCTCACatcaatctcacaccattaaaatcaTTATTAATGACTACTTGAtggctacaaatcacaaaagttGTTGACCTCTTAGCACTCCTCATATAAAATTTTAGCTATTTTCATAGATATAATAGATAATGACATGATAGAATTggtctctttttcttttaattttaattttggaaACACATGTTTTATGAATTTAAATAgagagttaatttttttaaaaaaaattttattctaaatttcaaaacataaattttatattctaaattttaaattttaaatctttaaaaaaataaaattaaaaaaataatcttacaatacaaaataattaatattacttaataaaaattaaatcttaatactttttctttttattttttaattaaagataaaaaaatttaaatctataactttttaaataaatataaaaaaatgatgaCATTTAGACTATAATTCACTGGCTTAATACTTATTCATTCATGCTGTATAACGAAGGTAACTttcatagaataaaataaataaagattaaAAGTTTTATCAACCGccattattatatattgttcCCAACCACTTTGTTGAGTATGTAGACGTTGACTGTTGAATTATTAGAACAAACAAATCTGTTTAGTCTAATTAAGATCATGATATATACCCGAAAAATAACAACACTCGAATTTTATTCGAacatttatatattttagtgaaataataaaggagagagaaaagaaaaaataaaagtaaaataaaggaatGCTTGAATATGATGATTAGTAACGTGTGAAATAGTACTGCGAATACTGTATATTTGTTAGTCAATACAGTAAATTGTTGTTTATTAGGATAaccatataaattaaattatctcATTACCTTTATATGAGGAACAAATCAATCAAGGTTACTTCTGACCTCTATATATGGTCTATTATGGTTGCTCCTTATATAAATAATCCCGAATACGTATAAAATAACTTCAAAAGCGTTGAAGCGCGGACCACTACTGGACAGCAAATTAAATAACAGTGTAATTAGgtatgtttaaaaaaaattagaaaaataaataattttttataaaaaaacaaataattttttataaaaataaatatttaaataatattatttaaattaaaaaactgACTACAAACTAAAAATGTAAAGAATATGTAGCATTTTTTCATTAAATAATCGTTATTTAATAAGAATGTTTATTTCAGTTAAGACACGCTAGGCACGCATAATAGAAAATATCATGCATGACTACTGctaacaaataattaataacCTCAAGTCctcaacaataattaataattttattgggtataaatattaatttttttaataaataatttttatcaatttatatatatataatttattatatataagaaAGAAGCActaaaattgaaaaaggaattttaattagttgattttggaagatatttttaaattctaattacTCACAAAATAGTATACAGTTCCATACATATGATCACTGGCAGGGTTTACCAGTGTTTCCAATTTCACGTAGCGAACGATTCAGTGATTGTTTCTTCTGCCGCCTCATATTTTCGTTGAACTTCCTTATGAACGCTTCAACTCGCCGATTCAACTCATCATCACTCACCTCCTCCGCCTCTCTCCTCTTGTCATTATCGTCGCTGCCACATACCATCGGAGTCTTCTTCCGCTCCTTCATCGTTTTCGATCTCTTCCTCATCGCACTCGATTGTTCCTCCGTTATCGTCTTCCACACCTCATCCATCGTCGGCGCCATCGACGGAGCCGTCTTCGGTGTCGATGTCCACGTCAACTCCGCTGTCTCTGTCTCCGGCGTCGGTGTCCACGTCAACTCCGCCGTCTCTGTCTCCGGCGTCGGTGTCCACGTCAACTCCGCCGTCGCCGTTTTGtattgttcttcttcttcggGCACGGCTGTGATGCCGTTAACGACGACAGGCTTGACGTCGACGAGAGCAGGAAGATAATCGTGGTGTATGGATAAGGGCGGATGTAGTGGTGGGGATGGTTTGGTGACGTAAGCAAAATGAAGCGGTTGGTGAGTAGGAGACGGAGGAGGAATAGGGTGGTGGAAGATGGAGGAGGCGGCGATAGAGAGGATGATGGCgttgaggaggaggaagagataGGGTGGCTTGAGGTACGTGAGACAGAGATTCCACGTGAGAGGCACGTGGGTGGAGAAGAAGTAAGTAATGGTTGGAAGTGAGAGGTTGAGTCCCAAAGCGGTGAAGATGAGCCACGTGGAGAACAAGAAGAGCTTCAGGGAACTAATTAGGAACGCCATGTTGAACTAATAACTGAAATTTATGAAGTGTGTGTGAGATACTGAAAACTGGAATGAACGATAACCTATTTATAAAGCAGAAAAGGGAGCTATATCGTGCAGCGGGTGATGGTGAAATCTGAAGCGTTGGATTTTATATGGTGACTATTTCTCAAGGGCACTGGGTACATCATATGGAGAAAGACacgtatattattattatattattttttgaaaaagaatagaaaagcaacgctttttatacaagtatatatatatattttacgtACCGAATATATCTGggatatatatatacttttttgaCACTATTTTCTTGTATTGATGTTGATGTGTGCCCTTAGTTTTTGACACaatcataattttattttattgttaaattgttttatgaaattttatttattgtatttgcaaccagaaaattatatttttcaaaatttttaatgagaGTAGGCATCGATCCTGTTACATGGTAATTTCCACCAAACGTAAGTAAGTAGTTGACATAATGCAATGATGTTACACATACATTTCAGTGTAAGAGGAGAGAAACTACGGTGAAATTGATAAGATAtgtaatattaataatttaatatagtAGTATATATGTATGTGTTTGGGAGCTTCATGGTGATGCTTCCCGGACGTAGGCACAAAGCAATTGGATAGAAGATAAAATAGATATGGGAAATTGGGAATGGTGgttacttattttttttcttcatataATTCTGGAACATGCCAGGTCTCTATCTCGGCTTTGCCCCTATTTTTTTACGTGTGTTGCCTTAATTGCTTTGACTATATTCCACTGCAGTAGCTGCTACCGTGGCACTGccctaattaaattaatttttttatactttcgCTGAATcttttgtacaccttaggtttATATTTTCGGTAATTCTAGAAGTACGAAAAAAAACGTTTAAatagtttaaatttattttattaatatttgtttattataaaatatattaaataaaattaaatataataaatttttatagtttttttattcaaaaattttgtaTCTTGAGACTTTTCGTTATATTTTCATACATGTTACtaattatatacaaatatattaagtatattttaaaattagtcattaaaattatttattagtataaaatatatattaatatataaaatatatattaaaaataaattaaattatacatatatttatatataaatatatagtaattaattttagtatataaataatattttttaattatatattatcatattattaaaattaactcacttttatattattatttaaaatttatataaatatataaatttaattagatatttatataaaatttttatattatcaataaatcaaaattaaatttataatttaaataaaaacaaaatgttattttgttttaaatactTTTGTAAATATTAACATTGTTTATTGACATTTTTTTGTCATGGTTATATTTTAAATGTTTGAAAAATGACTTAAGaattaatatcttttattttgtcaTAATAACtaagaaagagaaaacaatagtgagaaaataaagaaaaagataatttataatttttctataaattaATTCATCATGATTATTGTGATGGAAATTAACCTTGCTTAAACTATTAAGGGTAATGATGTAAATGACAAGGGGTAAAGTATAGTTAGGCTAGTTGTGTTATTTATGGTTGTTagtctttcccttttctttcagCGCAGGTTGGTTGGTTACTCTATCTATATATAGTAATTAACCAAAACTATTCTGAACTATAATATAGTGCAATAACTCTTGAGCAATACAATCATTCATTCTCATCTCACTCATGCTCCACTTTGATACTGCTAAGGTAAGCAATAATTTATAGTACTTTATACAAAGTGGTGAATGTCTAGTCTTGTTGAGGCTTTAGaggtatttttatttttaatttgttgggGTTGATTTGTGTAGTTTTATCTTATTTCTGTGAAATTCTTTTTATGATTTGACTATGTACTTCTATGATCCTATGTATTTCTAATAACTTATTCTacttataat is a window from the Arachis stenosperma cultivar V10309 chromosome 3, arast.V10309.gnm1.PFL2, whole genome shotgun sequence genome containing:
- the LOC130969766 gene encoding uncharacterized protein LOC130969766; translation: MAFLISSLKLFLFSTWLIFTALGLNLSLPTITYFFSTHVPLTWNLCLTYLKPPYLFLLLNAIILSIAASSIFHHPIPPPSPTHQPLHFAYVTKPSPPLHPPLSIHHDYLPALVDVKPVVVNGITAVPEEEEQYKTATAELTWTPTPETETAELTWTPTPETETAELTWTSTPKTAPSMAPTMDEVWKTITEEQSSAMRKRSKTMKERKKTPMVCGSDDNDKRREAEEVSDDELNRRVEAFIRKFNENMRRQKKQSLNRSLREIGNTGKPCQ